The Amycolatopsis sp. QT-25 genomic sequence GGACCCTGCGCAACGACGGCGTCGAGATCGACCGGTTCACCCTGCGCCGCACCGCGTGTCTTCACCGGTCGCGGCAAGCGTCGGCTCTCTCGGCGGTGATCCCGGAGACGCTTGATGTATAACGATATATACGGTTCCGCGGGAGAAATCGACATTGTCGGCTGGGCGACGGTGAACGAGCCACCCGATCGTCTCCGCTGTCGAACGCGTCGGTCGGCCAAAATCACCTTTCCGGTGACCGGGACGATCCTCAACGCGGGCACGTGACTCCGACCATGCCCCTCAACGAGTCGTCTGGCCCCGCGGAAGCTCCGACGCCAGGAAAGGTCCTTTCCTTGCGAAATTCGCAAGGAAAGGACCTTTCCTGGCGCGCTGCCGGGCTCGGTCAGGCGGGGGTCCAGAGGGCGGGCACGTTCGGCGGCTCCCAGCCGGGCAGGGACCGGTGGCCCTGCCGGCACACGTATGCCGCGCCGTTGTGGGTCACACGAGCACCGGCGGCGTAGTCGGTGTTCGGCTTCCAGGCGTCGGACGGCACCGTGGTGGTCGTCGTCGGGGTGGTGGTGGTCGTTCGCGTCGTCGTCGGACTGGTCGTGGTGGTGGTTGTCGTACCGGTGGTAGTGGTGGGGGTGGTGGTCGTCGGCGGGGCGCCGCCGCCACGGGGGTGGTCCGACGCGATCGCGTACGTCGTCCCGCCGAAAGTGAACGTGAAGTTCGACGGCGACGCGATCGGCATGTAGTAGTTCAGCCGGATTTCGACGGTGGCGCCCGGCGCGATGGTCTGCCAGGTCGGCACGGTCACCGCGACGTGCTGGAAGTCTCCCTTCATCCCGCCGACGTTGGGCCCGCTGTGGCCCTTGCTCGTGACCGTCAGGCCGAAGCCTGACTGGTCGGACATGCTGCCGGGCGCACTGGTGCCGTAGTCGAACTCGATCTTCGTCCCGCCGGGGATGGTGGTGGTCGAATTGTTGGTGATGCGCATTCGCGGGGTGATCGGGTAGTTCGCGTCGCCCAGCGCGAATCCGGTCAGGTCGACGTTCGCGTTCAGCACCGACGAGGGCGCGGGACGCGACGACTTGGTGTTGCCGTACGGGGCGGCGCCACGCAGGCCGTCGTTGATCTTCGTGATCAGCGTGTCGCCCATGAAGTACTGGCCCTTGGCCTCGTCGAAGGCGTAGTCGCCCGCCAGTTCCCAGATCATGATGCCGCCGATGCCCTTGTCGGCCACGTACTTGGCCTTCGTGGCGAGCGAAGCTTCGTCCTCAGTGGACAGGAACACCTTCTTGTCGTTGTTCCACAGCCACGGTGTCACCATCGTGGTGTCGTAGAACCTGTTGTAGTTGCCCGAAACCCGGTCCGTCGGATCGGTTTTCGGGTTGAGCCCGTAGGCCTCCAGATAGTCCGGGGTGATCTCGTTCTCGAGGTTCTTCGCGTGCCACATGGGGTTCGCGCCGGCGGGGACTTCGCCACCGGCCAGACCCAGATCGTGCCAGAGGTTGTCGATGCCGATCGCACCGTTGCCGCACGGCACCGTCGAACCGACCTGGGATCCGGTGCCCGGTGGACACTGTTTCTGATCGGGCAGTGGAGCCTTGCCCCACAGCCCGTTCGTCCCGCCGGACACCCCTTGCCAACCGCGGGTGTAGAACCCGATGCCGATGTTGATCCGGCCGGCTTGCATGGCGCCTCGGAAGTAGTGATAGGCCCAGTCGGTGTTGAGATAGCCCTGCCCGTCGTACTGCGGTGTCGTGTACACCTGCCAGTGCGCGAGTTCCGCGTCGTTGCCCGCGTCGTAGAGCGCCGCGTTCGGCCCGACGAACTGGTTCCACGCGCCGTGCAGGTCGTAGCTCATCATGTTGGCGTAGTCGAGATACCGGGTGACACCGTAGACTTCCTGGCCGCGCAACAACCAGCCGGACGCGGGTACGGCGGCCGTCAGCAGATAGTGCCTGCCGTCGGCGGCGCCCGCCCTGTCGAGCTTCTCGCGCAGCGTGCGCATCAGGTTCTCGTAGCCCGCCCAAAGGGTGCCGCGGTTGGCCTGCGCGATCCAGTAGTCGTCGGGGTTTCCGGCGTAGCTCGCCGACGTCGCGTACTCGTAGTCGATGTCCGCACCGTTGAATCCGTAGGTGCGCAGGAACTCCACGACGGAATCCGCGAAGACGTCGATACCCGCCTGGGTCTGCGTCATCTTGTAGAACCCGCCCGAGGCGTTACGGGTGCCGTCGGGGTTGAGGAAGCCGCCCGTCTCGGCCCAGCCACCGATCGAGATCAGCGACTTCACGGTGGGATTCTGCTTCTTGTACTTGGTCAGCAGGTTGAAATGTCCCTTGTAGGGCAACGACGGGTCCATCTCGGCGCCGGGGACGCCCGGCCATTCCATGCCGATGGACTCGTTGGTCGCGCTCGGCGCACCGACCGACACCTTGTTCTGCGCGTCGACGTGGGCGAACGCGTAGTTGAGATGGGTGACCTTCGACCACGGGATGTTGTTGACCAGGTAGGCCGGTGCGCCGTTCTTGCCGGTGCGCCAACTGGTGAAGTAGCCGATCACGCGGCGGGAATGCCCTTCCCCCAGGGATTCCCGGCCCGCGGTGTCGTAGACGGTGCAGTAGGGGGTGTCGACGCCGGGTGTCCGGTACAGCCCGTCGGGGCGACAGTCCTCGTGGCCTGCCGCGCTCGACGTGGACGGGGTGATGACGACGATCATGAGTCCGGCCAGCGTGATGAGCGACGCCAGCAGAGGGAGTAGTTTCCTGGTTCTCCTTGGCACGCCGAACCTCCGACAGTGGAAGATGGCCCTCGGTCAGAGCAGCTTGGGCCGCTGAACCGGCGTGCGTCAATAGGTGTAGACCAATTTCCGTCCGGTGCCGTACGGCGGAGCGTACCTGTGGTTCGTCAGGTCCGGTCCGGGTCGAGGACGGCCATAGCCTCGGCCGTATCCCGTGCGTGCTATGACGCCTTTTCCCGCGTCACGACGGAAAACTCGTTCCCGTCGGGATCCGCCATCTCCACCCGGTCTTCCCCCGCGCCGAGCCGGGTCGCGCCGAGTGCGACGAGCCGTTCGACCTCCGGAAGTGAGCCGTGCAGAACGAAATGGAGCCGGTTCTGCCCGGTCTTCGGCGTGAACGGCGGTCCGCCCCAGGTGATCTTCGGGCCGCCGTGCGGTGACCGGATCGCGGTCTCCTCGTCCTGATCCCAGACCAGCGGCCAGCCGAGCGCCTTGCTCCAGAAGTAGCCGACCTCCCGTGAACCGTCGCTCGCCACCGCGCCGACGAAACCGCATTCGGCGAGGAACCTGTTGCCCGGTTCGATGACGCAGAACTCGTTGCCCTCGGGGTCGGCGAGCACCACGTGCTCCTCCTCGGGGAGCTGGCCGATGTCGATATGCCTGCCGCCGAGTTCGAGTGCCTTCGCCACTGTCCGTCGCTGATCTTCGAGGGATTCGCTCGTCAGGTCGAAATGCATCTGGTTCTGGCGGGTCTTCGGTTCTTCCGACGGCAGGAAGCGGAGCCGGAAACCGGTGTCGTCGTGCGGGACCAGGGTGTCGCCGTCGGTTTCCCAGGCGAGCAATCCCGCCCAGAAGCGCGCCAGACGTCGCGGGTCGTGTGCGGCGAAACAGAGCGTGTGCAAGGTGACGGCCATAAGCGACGCTAGAAACGACGGCCACCAGAACGCAACCGAATAAGCGGGGAGGTCGTGGGAAGCGGCAACCATCAAGCCCAAGTACCTGAAGGCCCCCTTCCTGTACCCAGGCGCAAGGAAGGGGGCCTTCATGTACTTCTGAGCCTCAGCAGGAGACGCCGGTCCGCCCGTTCTCCACCCGCGCGGTCAGCGTCCGCAGGAACGAGGGGTCCCCGTCCGCGGTGACCTTCACGTCGTACCAGCCACCCGGAACCGGCCAGTCCACCGTGGCCGAACGCCCGGCACCGACCCGCACGACGCGGGTGAACCGCGACGACGAAAGCCGCAGCGTCAGCGCGGTGGTGCCGGAGTTGGACAGCTTGAATTCGACACCCGAGCGCCACGTCGGGAATCGCGTCCGGACATCGACACCCGCGGCGGCCCCGCGACGATTTCCGCGCAGTTCCCACCACGACCGGTTCGGGCCCTGGACGACCACGCGGTACTCGTCACCGGACGGCCGAACGAGTTCCGTGGCCTCCCCGCGGACGTCGCGGTGCGCGGGCTCGGCGAACTCGCCCTTGTACGGGTACAGCGCGAAATGCGCCGAGGAGGAGCCACTGTTGGCCAGCGAAAGCGCCAGATTCCCCGACTTGTCCACCGAACCGGACACCGACACCTGATACGGCAGCGGACGGGACGGCCGCGTGCCGGGCTCGGCCACGGGCAGGCTCTGCTCCGCCGGAGCGGACGGCCGCCACCGGCTGATCGGCGCGGGCACCGGACCGGGCCGGTTCACCCGCGGCTGACGTCCGGCACGCGAGAAATCGAAGGCGCCGGTGAGGTCACCCGCGACGGTCCGCCGCCACTTGCTGATGTTCGGCTCGGCGATCCCGGTCCAGCGCTCGAGGAACCGCAGCACGGAGGTGTGGTCGTACACGGTGGAGTCGACGTTGCCGCCGATCGACCACGGCGAGACGACCGTCATCGGCACGCGCGGCCCGAAACCGAGCGGCTGGCCGTTGAAGTGGTCCGCGTCGTTGGCGGCGTTCCCGGGCGGCATCGGTGGCGGGACATGGTCGAAGTAGCCGTCGTTCTCGTCGAAATTGATCAGCAGCACCGTTTTGGACCACGTCTCGCGGTCGGAAGCCAGCGCGTCGAGCACGCGATAGATCAGGTTCGCGCTGCCGACCGGCGTGGACGCACCGGGGTGCTCGGAGTCCTTCGCGGACGGCACCAGCCAGCTGACCGCGGGCAGCCGCCGCGCCTGGATGTCCGCCTTCAGCCGGGTCACCAGCGTCTCCGGCTCGCTGCGGTACATGGCCTTCTTGAACAGGTTCCGCTCGGCGGGCGTCAGCTTCGCGATCCCGGCGTCGAACTGCGCCAGCAGTTTCGCGCGCTCCTCCGGGGTCTTCTTCGGCAACGCGTCGTAGAACTCTTCGGTGGTGCGGAACTTCTCCTCGACCGAAGCGAGGATCTTCGTGCCGACCTTCTTGAACGGCACGAAGTACTCGACGGCGTTGTCGGTGAAGTTGTCCCACTCCTGGTAGATCTGCCACGGCACCCCGGCGGCCTCGAGGCGCTCGGGGTACGTCGTCCAGTCGTAGCCCTTGTGGTCGTAGGAGTACGCCGCGTTCGTCACCGCGCGGTTCGTCGTGCTGCCCGGTTCGAAACCCGTCGTCCCGGTCCACAGGAAGTTCCGGTTCGGGTTGGTCGAGCCGAAGATCGAGCAGTGGTAGGCGTCGCAGAGGGTGAACGTGTCCGCGAGTTCGTACTGCAGCGCGATGTCACGGCGCTCGTAGTAGGTCATGGTCGCGGGGGTCTTCGCCGCGATCCAGCCGTTGTTCCAGCCACGCGCCCACGCCTTGCCGCTGCCGTTCCAGCTGTGGTCCAGGTCGCCGAGGTACTGGATGTCGTCCGGTTTCCGGCCGGCGAGTTCGGCCGCCTTGCGCACCGAGAACGGCAGCACCGTGCCACCGGCGGGATTCGGCTGCTCGAACACCGATTTCCCCGACGGGAGTTCGAGCGGGTGGGTGTCGGAGAAGCCCCGGACGCCGCGCAGGCTGCCGTAGTAGTGGTCGAACGACCGGTTCTCCTGCATGAGCACGATCACGTGCTCGATGGCGTCGAGTCCGCCGCGCCGCATGGGTTCGGACATGGCGGCGTGCACGGACGGCGGGAGCAGGGTGGTGGCGGCCGCGGCGCCGGTGGCGCCCAGCAACGTACGGCGTGACAGTTCAGGCATGCCCGAACCTTGACCCAGTAACATGAACGTCACAAGAACCGAACCGGTCGACTCGGAGTCGGCAGCCGGAGGACGACACGGCGGTTCCCGTGTGCGCAGTGTCCCGTCCGTACGAACCCTGGATGGCCGTGCTTCCCGAGCGTCACGACGAAAACGACAGTGGGGTGGACCACACGACCCCGAGGCCGGCCGACCCCGGAGGTCGCCGCCGCGTCTTCGTCCGCCGGATCGCGCTCGGTGTCGTCGGCGCCGCCTGTTACGGAGTTCTCCTCCTCGTCGCGCTCTCCAGCGTGCCGGACCTGCCCACCGCGCTGGTCCCCAGGCCGGTACCCGTGCCACCGGCGACGTCCCAGCCGGTCGCCACACCGCCACCCACGACACCGCTGCCCGTCACACCGCCGCCCGTGACCCCGCCGCCCCCGACGACAACGCCGGGCGGGCCTCCAACGGTTTCACCGCCGGAATCGCGGGGAGCGCCGGAGCCAGGCCGGGGAGCTTCGCGTCCGAGCATCAGGACTGCTCCGGTCCGGGCCGCGACCGCACCCGGCTCGCCCGACGTGCGGGCCCCCGCCCCGGCCTCCTCGCCGCCGGGCAACGACCGCCGCAACAGCCGCGCGCCCGACGGGCCGCCCGGGCAGACGAGGCCCCCGCCGCCCAAGGGCGGGCGCTGACGTCCGTCCCCGGATCACTGCGCTGAGTGACCGTCCGGTGGGGTGACCCCGCCGAACGGCCGCTCGCGCGGTAACCTCACGTGCACCAAGACCGCAGACCCTTGAGGAGGGCCCGTGTCGGCAGGGCAGATCGCCGCGCTGATCGCCGCAGGAGCGTTCGTCGTACTCGTCGTGCTGCTCGCGATCGTGCTGTTCAAGCTCGGCCGGACCCTGGACGAGGCCACGATCGCGATCCGCAAGGCGCACGAGAACACCGATCCGCTGCTGATCGGCGCGAACGAGACGATCACGCACGTCAACGCGCAGCTGGAGCGAGTCGACGGCATCACCGCCAACGCGCAGGCCGTCACCGGCAACGTGTCCGCGCTGTCGTCGGTGTTCACCGCGACGCTCGGCGGACCGCTGGTGAAGACGGCCGCGCTGTCCTACGGCCTCAGCAAGGCCCTCAAGGCGCGCCGCAAGAAGGCGGAAGCGAAGGCCGCCCGCCCGGCGAAGCGGGGCCGCAAATGAAGCGCCTCTTCTGGCTCGGCGTCGGCGTGGTCGCCGGCGTCGCCCTGTCACGCAAAGCGACCGAAACCGCTCGCCAGGCCACGCCCACGGGGCTGGCCTCGAACCTGGGCGACGCCGTGCGGGAACTCGCGGGCGCCGTCGGTTCTTTCGGCGCGGAGGTCCGCGCCGGGATGAGCGAGCGGGAACAGGAGCTGCACGAGATGGTGTCCGAACGTTCCGGCTTGAGCACGGCCCTCGAAGGCCCTGCGGGCAGGCACGCGGCTCAGCCGCGTCGCCCCGCCCGGCGAGCTCGCCGGGCGGAGGGCTGATCCGGTCGCGTCCGCGACCGGAAGAGCCAGCCCCCCGCCGTTCCGGCCTGTCCGCACCTCCAGCGCCTTCGCGCGAGCCCGTATACAAGGACGAACCCGTGGAAACACACGAAATCACCCAGCGTTTTCTGAGCCATTTCGAGCACAAGGGACATACGCGCGTCCCGAGCGCGCCCCTGATCCTCGACGACCCCAACCTGCTGTTCGTCAACGCCGGCATGGTCCAGTTCAAGCCGTACTTCCTCGGCGAGGCCCCGCCGCCGTACCCGCGTGCGACCAGCGTCCAGAAGTGCGTCCGCACGCCGGACATCGACGAGGTCGGCAAGACCACGCGGCACAACACGTTCTTCCAGATGGCCGGGAACTTCTCCTTCGGCGACTACTTCAAGGAAGGCGCCATCGAGGCGGCCTGGGAGCTGATCACCAAGCCCCAGAGCGAAGGCGGCTACGGCCTCGACCCGGCACGCATCTGGGCGACGGTCTACGAGGACGACGCCGAGGCGGCGGGCCTGTGGAAGAAGCTCACCGGCCTGCCCGGCGAGCGCATCCAGTCCCGTGACGGCAAGGACAACTACTGGGACATGGGCGTGCCCGGTCCCGGTGGCCCCTGCTCGGAGATCTACTACGACCGCGGCCCGGATTACGGCCGCGAGGGCGGCCCGGTCGCCGACGAGGACCGCTACATCGAGATCTGGAACCTCGTCTTCATGCAGGACGTGCGGGGGGACAAGAGCCCGAAGCACGGCCACAAGCCGATCGGTGAGCTGCCGAAGAAGAACATCGACACCGGGATGGGTGTCGAGCGGGTCGCGACGATCCTGCAGGGGGTCGAGAACGTCTACGAGACCGACCTCGTCCGCCCGGTGATCGGCCGCGCCGAGGAGTTCTCCGGCCGCCGCTACGGCGGCGACCACACGGACGACGTCCGGTTCCGGGTCATCGCCGACCACGCCCGCACCGGTGTCCTGCTCATCGGTGACGGTGTCACCCCCGGCAACGACGGCCGCGGTTACGTGCTCCGCCGCCTGCTGCGCCGCATCATCCGCTCCGCGCGCCTGCTCGGCGTGCACGAGCCGGTGCTGCCCGCCTTCGCGGCGGTCGTCCGCGACACCATGGGCCCGACCTACCCCGAGCTGGTCTCCGGTTTCGACCGCATCGAGGACGTCGTGCGCGTCGAGGAGGAGGCGTTCCTCTCCACGCTCACCAGCGGTTCGCGCATCTTCGACCTCGCGGCCGAGGAGACCAAGCGCTCCGGCGGTGCGCTGCTGGCCGGCGACAAGGCGTTCCAGCTGCACGACACCTACGGCTTCCCGATCGACCTGACCCTGGAGATGGCGTCCGAGCAGGGCCTGACCGTCGACGAAGAGGGCTTCCGCACGCTCATGAACGAGCAGCGGCAGCGCGCGAAGGCCGACGCGGCGTCGCGCAAGACCGGTCACGGTGACCTGTCCGAGTACCGCAAGGTGCTCGAACAGCACGGCGAGACCGAGTTCCTCGGCTACACCGACCTACAGGCCGAAGCGAAGGTCGTCGCGCTGCTCGAAGACGGCGTGCCGGTGCGCAGCGTCGGCGCGGGCAAGCAGGCGGAACTGGTCCTGGACCGCACGCCGTTCTACGCCGAGAGCGGCGGCCAGGTCGCCGACACCGGTGTCCTGCTCGGCGACGGCGTCGAGCTCAAGGTCCACGACGTGCAGAAAATCGTGCCGGGCCTGTTCGTGCATCGCGTCGAGGTGCTCGACGGCGAGATCGGCCTCGGCACCGCGCTGACCGGTTCGGTCGACCAGCACCGCCGCCTGTCGATCGAGCGGTCGCACTCCGCGACGCACCTGGTCCACGCGGCCGTGCGCGGCGCGTACGGCCGGCGCGCGGCCCAAGCCGGTTCGCTGAACTCGCCGGGCCGGATGCGCTTCGACTTCACCACCTCCGGCGGGGTCTCGGCCGACGTGCTGACCGAGGTCGAGGAGGAGGTCAACGACTACCTCCAGACCAACGTCGAGGTGAACACCTTCGTCACCACCAAGGACAAGGCCCTCGAACTGGGCGCGGTCGCGCTGTTCGGCGAGAAGTACGGCAACGACGTCCGCGTCGTCGACATGGGCGAGTACTCCCGCGAACTCTGCGGTGGCACCCACGTCGACCGCATCGGCCGGCTGGGCCTGGTGAAACTGGTGGGCGACTCGTCCATCGGATCCGGCGTGCACCGCGTCGAGGCGCTGGTCGGCACGGACGCGCTCAAGTACGTCCGCAAGGAGCAACTGCTCGTCTCGCAGCTCGCGAACACCTTCAAGGTGCCGTCGGAGCAGCTTCCGTCGCGGATCGAAGACGTGCTCACGCGGCTCAAGAACGCCGAGAAGGAGATCGAGCAGCTGCGCACCCGGCAGGTGCTCGGCTCGGCGGGCTCGCTCGTGGACAAGGCCGAGGACATCGGCGGGATCGCGGTCGTCGCGGAGAAGCTCGGCGAGGGCGTCGACTCGAACGGTCTGCGCGCGCTGGCCTCCGACATCCGCGGCAGGCTCGGCGACCGTCCCGGCATCGTCGCGCTGTTCGCCCCGCAGGGCGAGAAGGTCGCCTTCGTCGTCGCCACCACCAAGGCGGCGCAGGAGAAGGGGATCGCGGCGGGCAAGCTCGTCCCGTCCTTCGCCGAGGCGATCGGCGGCCGCGGCGGCGGCAAGCCGGACATGGCCCAAGGCGGGGGCACCGACCCGGCCGGGACCGACCAGGCCATCGCCTCACTGCGCGCGGCG encodes the following:
- a CDS encoding glycosyl hydrolase family 18 protein, with product MPRRTRKLLPLLASLITLAGLMIVVITPSTSSAAGHEDCRPDGLYRTPGVDTPYCTVYDTAGRESLGEGHSRRVIGYFTSWRTGKNGAPAYLVNNIPWSKVTHLNYAFAHVDAQNKVSVGAPSATNESIGMEWPGVPGAEMDPSLPYKGHFNLLTKYKKQNPTVKSLISIGGWAETGGFLNPDGTRNASGGFYKMTQTQAGIDVFADSVVEFLRTYGFNGADIDYEYATSASYAGNPDDYWIAQANRGTLWAGYENLMRTLREKLDRAGAADGRHYLLTAAVPASGWLLRGQEVYGVTRYLDYANMMSYDLHGAWNQFVGPNAALYDAGNDAELAHWQVYTTPQYDGQGYLNTDWAYHYFRGAMQAGRINIGIGFYTRGWQGVSGGTNGLWGKAPLPDQKQCPPGTGSQVGSTVPCGNGAIGIDNLWHDLGLAGGEVPAGANPMWHAKNLENEITPDYLEAYGLNPKTDPTDRVSGNYNRFYDTTMVTPWLWNNDKKVFLSTEDEASLATKAKYVADKGIGGIMIWELAGDYAFDEAKGQYFMGDTLITKINDGLRGAAPYGNTKSSRPAPSSVLNANVDLTGFALGDANYPITPRMRITNNSTTTIPGGTKIEFDYGTSAPGSMSDQSGFGLTVTSKGHSGPNVGGMKGDFQHVAVTVPTWQTIAPGATVEIRLNYYMPIASPSNFTFTFGGTTYAIASDHPRGGGAPPTTTTPTTTTGTTTTTTTSPTTTRTTTTTPTTTTTVPSDAWKPNTDYAAGARVTHNGAAYVCRQGHRSLPGWEPPNVPALWTPA
- a CDS encoding VOC family protein; this translates as MAVTLHTLCFAAHDPRRLARFWAGLLAWETDGDTLVPHDDTGFRLRFLPSEEPKTRQNQMHFDLTSESLEDQRRTVAKALELGGRHIDIGQLPEEEHVVLADPEGNEFCVIEPGNRFLAECGFVGAVASDGSREVGYFWSKALGWPLVWDQDEETAIRSPHGGPKITWGGPPFTPKTGQNRLHFVLHGSLPEVERLVALGATRLGAGEDRVEMADPDGNEFSVVTREKAS
- a CDS encoding phospholipase C, phosphocholine-specific, whose product is MPELSRRTLLGATGAAAATTLLPPSVHAAMSEPMRRGGLDAIEHVIVLMQENRSFDHYYGSLRGVRGFSDTHPLELPSGKSVFEQPNPAGGTVLPFSVRKAAELAGRKPDDIQYLGDLDHSWNGSGKAWARGWNNGWIAAKTPATMTYYERRDIALQYELADTFTLCDAYHCSIFGSTNPNRNFLWTGTTGFEPGSTTNRAVTNAAYSYDHKGYDWTTYPERLEAAGVPWQIYQEWDNFTDNAVEYFVPFKKVGTKILASVEEKFRTTEEFYDALPKKTPEERAKLLAQFDAGIAKLTPAERNLFKKAMYRSEPETLVTRLKADIQARRLPAVSWLVPSAKDSEHPGASTPVGSANLIYRVLDALASDRETWSKTVLLINFDENDGYFDHVPPPMPPGNAANDADHFNGQPLGFGPRVPMTVVSPWSIGGNVDSTVYDHTSVLRFLERWTGIAEPNISKWRRTVAGDLTGAFDFSRAGRQPRVNRPGPVPAPISRWRPSAPAEQSLPVAEPGTRPSRPLPYQVSVSGSVDKSGNLALSLANSGSSSAHFALYPYKGEFAEPAHRDVRGEATELVRPSGDEYRVVVQGPNRSWWELRGNRRGAAAGVDVRTRFPTWRSGVEFKLSNSGTTALTLRLSSSRFTRVVRVGAGRSATVDWPVPGGWYDVKVTADGDPSFLRTLTARVENGRTGVSC
- a CDS encoding DUF948 domain-containing protein, with the protein product MSAGQIAALIAAGAFVVLVVLLAIVLFKLGRTLDEATIAIRKAHENTDPLLIGANETITHVNAQLERVDGITANAQAVTGNVSALSSVFTATLGGPLVKTAALSYGLSKALKARRKKAEAKAARPAKRGRK
- the alaS gene encoding alanine--tRNA ligase, which produces METHEITQRFLSHFEHKGHTRVPSAPLILDDPNLLFVNAGMVQFKPYFLGEAPPPYPRATSVQKCVRTPDIDEVGKTTRHNTFFQMAGNFSFGDYFKEGAIEAAWELITKPQSEGGYGLDPARIWATVYEDDAEAAGLWKKLTGLPGERIQSRDGKDNYWDMGVPGPGGPCSEIYYDRGPDYGREGGPVADEDRYIEIWNLVFMQDVRGDKSPKHGHKPIGELPKKNIDTGMGVERVATILQGVENVYETDLVRPVIGRAEEFSGRRYGGDHTDDVRFRVIADHARTGVLLIGDGVTPGNDGRGYVLRRLLRRIIRSARLLGVHEPVLPAFAAVVRDTMGPTYPELVSGFDRIEDVVRVEEEAFLSTLTSGSRIFDLAAEETKRSGGALLAGDKAFQLHDTYGFPIDLTLEMASEQGLTVDEEGFRTLMNEQRQRAKADAASRKTGHGDLSEYRKVLEQHGETEFLGYTDLQAEAKVVALLEDGVPVRSVGAGKQAELVLDRTPFYAESGGQVADTGVLLGDGVELKVHDVQKIVPGLFVHRVEVLDGEIGLGTALTGSVDQHRRLSIERSHSATHLVHAAVRGAYGRRAAQAGSLNSPGRMRFDFTTSGGVSADVLTEVEEEVNDYLQTNVEVNTFVTTKDKALELGAVALFGEKYGNDVRVVDMGEYSRELCGGTHVDRIGRLGLVKLVGDSSIGSGVHRVEALVGTDALKYVRKEQLLVSQLANTFKVPSEQLPSRIEDVLTRLKNAEKEIEQLRTRQVLGSAGSLVDKAEDIGGIAVVAEKLGEGVDSNGLRALASDIRGRLGDRPGIVALFAPQGEKVAFVVATTKAAQEKGIAAGKLVPSFAEAIGGRGGGKPDMAQGGGTDPAGTDQAIASLRAAVAQGG